One region of Eleutherodactylus coqui strain aEleCoq1 chromosome 5, aEleCoq1.hap1, whole genome shotgun sequence genomic DNA includes:
- the LINGO3 gene encoding leucine-rich repeat and immunoglobulin-like domain-containing nogo receptor-interacting protein 3: MMPSKMASCWLSILVFHLLLLYSERRTLGCPARCDCAPQIRSVICHRKRLTSIPEGIPSETKLLDLSKNRIRCLNPGELSSYPQLEEIDLSENIISVIEPGAFANLVYLQTLKLKGNQLKLIPTGVFSKLSNLTVLDISENKIVILLDFMFQDLRNLKSLEVGDNELLYISQKAFSGLVGLEQLTIEKCNLTSISPDSLSYLQGLEVLKIRHLGISSLEEQNFHKLYNLKQLEIDCWPFLEEVCPTAFQGLNLTSLSITYTNLTSVPAAALRSLTYLEYLNLSYNPIRIIQRGSFRDLIRLRELHMVGASLAVVESQSFHGLRQIRLLNVSNNLLSTLEESTFQSVNTLETLRVDANPLACDCRLLWILQRRKTLNFDGHQPVCASPTEIQGNALCDFPDSILFEYFTCQKPKIRDRKLQHITAHEGQPVSFHCRADGEPVPLIVWVSPQRRMITSRSVGRSTVLPEGTLEIRYAQVQDSGTYICIATNAGGNDTYFATLTVKGDNSPYANRTLYLAEYNDTYHNDTHVFLKFTLDLKTILVSTAMGCITFLGVVLFCFLLLFVWSRGRGQHKNNFSVEYSFRKVDGPASAAGQGGARKFNMKMI, encoded by the coding sequence ATGATGCCTAGTAAAATGGCATCATGCTGGCTCTCCATCTTAGTTTTCCACCTTCTGCTACTATATTCAGAAAGAAGGACTTTGGGATGCCCTGCCCGCTGTGATTGCGCACCTCAGATCCGGTCAGTCATCTGTCACCGCAAACGCCTCACTTCTATCCCAGAAGGGATTCCGTCTGAAACAAAACTCTTAGACCTCAGTAAGAACCGCATCCGCTGCCTGAATCCCGGAGAACTGTCCTCATACCCTCAGCTGGAAGAGATAGATCTAAGTGAGAATATTATCTCAGTAATAGAGCCGGGAGCTTTTGCCAACCTCGTTTATCTGCAAACCCTTAAACTGAAAGGCAACCAGCTGAAACTTATTCCAACCGGAGTGTTCAGCAAGCTGAGCAATCTGACAGTCCTAGATATTAGTGAAAACAAAATCGTCATTCTCTTAGACTTTATGTTTCAAGACCTTCGTAATTTGAAAAGCCTCGAAGTTGGGGATAATGAACTGTTGTATATTTCACAGAAAGCCTTTTCTGGATTAGTAGGCCTAGAACAACTGACAATTGAAAAATGTAATCTAACCTCTATATCTCCTGATTCACTTTCCTATTTGCAAGGCCTTGAAGTCCTGAAAATACGTCACTTGGGCATCAGTTCATTAGAGGAACAGAATTTTCATAAGCTTTACAACCTCAAACAACTAGAAATTGATTGCTGGCCTTTTTTAGAAGAAGTCTGCCCAACCGCTTTCCAGGGACTAAATCTAACTTCCCTTTCCATCACCTATACCAATCTCACCTCAGTGCCAGCAGCTGCTCTAAGGAGTCTTACATACCTAGAATATCTAAATCTTTCCTACAATCCCATTCGGATCATTCAGCGAGGTTCCTTCAGAGACCTCATCAGGCTGAGGGAGCTTCACATGGTCGGGGCGTCTCTCGCTGTTGTGGAATCACAATCTTTTCATGGCTTGAGACAGATTCGTCTGCTGAATGTTTCCAATAATCTGCTTTCCACTCTGGAGGAGAGTACTTTCCAGTCAGTCAATACTCTAGAGACACTGCGAGTGGATGCCAACCCCCTCGCTTGTGACTGCCGTTTGCTATGGATTTTGCAAAGAAGGAAAACCCTTAATTTTGATGGTCACCAGCCTGTATGTGCTTCTCCTACTGAAATCCAAGGCAATGCATTGTGCGACTTCCCAGATTCAATACTTTTTGAATACTTTACCTGCCAAAAACCCAAAATAAGGGACAGGAAGCTACAACACATCACAGCTCACGAAGGACAGCCTGTGTCATTTCACTGCCGGGCTGATGGGGAGCCTGTTCCACTTATTGTCTGGGTCTCACCGCAGAGAAGGATGATTACTAGTAGGAGTGTTGGAAGATCTACTGTGCTGCCAGAGGGTACCCTTGAGATAAGGTATGCTCAGGTTCAAGACAGTGGTACATATATCTGTATTGCTACTAACGCAGGAGGAAATGATACTTACTTTGCTACACTGACTGTAAAAGGTGATAACTCACCGTACGCGAACAGAACGCTGTATCTTGCAGAATACAATGATACCTACCACAATGACACTCATGTTTTCTTGAAGTTTACTCTGGACCTGAAAACAATCTTGGTATCAACAGCCATGGGATGCATTACCTTTTTGGGTGTAGTTCTATTTTGCTTTCTCCTACtatttgtatggagcagaggaagAGGACAACACAAAAATAACTTCTCAGTTGAGTACTCCTTCCGCAAGGTTGATGGGCCTGCCTCTGCGGCAGGACAAGGTGGAGCTAGAAAGTTTAATATGAAAATGATATGA